gtcattttttgtttgtaaatttgctgttgttgtccttcttttggttgtgcgaggaggcgcagtgtgtctacctacacctccatcttggtcgtAAGtcctcattggttgattcttgtgtgtgccctgactggggattgaacccacagccttgctATATCAGGATGaagctttaaccaactgagctgcctgacCAGGGCATGACTCAGTCTGGAGTCTTAGAAGCTGCACACTGGATCAAGAGCTTCAGGAGAGCAGGGACAAGTCCCTGCTGCCTTGCTGGTGCCCAGCAGGGAGCTGGTGGTGGCCGGTGAGAGTGGGGGATTGGCACATACTCAACCTATCAATGACCTGCTGGAACCTAACCTACATAACTATTTACAGGTTATGAGATGCATATTTGCACTGGCAAAGTTGTCCCCCAAACCCCAGCCAACCTATAATGGCTGCCCAATAAGTGCAAACCCCTTTCAATAGCCATGACAATATCAAGACCTGCAGACTATTCTTCCAAACCGCAGTGGGGCTGGTCTCACCTGTGGTGCTGCAGCAGAGGTATTAACCACGGCACTAGTAACCAGGCCTGAGGACCCCTCCTTAGGCAGGGACATGTGACATTCCttgcctttccttttccccttcctcttggcttcctctccttcctcctactCCACACCACCCTAGTGTGGACTCATCAGTGGTCTAGGGCTCAGGCCAGAAACCGCTGGACCCAGTGTTTCCGGACGATCGGTTAGTACATAGGGGGGCCATGCTATTCTCTGTGGCCTGAGGGTGCCACACTAGCTGGGCTCTGGCTTGAAAGGGACAGGCCACGCCCCTTCTAGAACCTGCCCCTCCCAgaacctgcccctcctctcctaGGCGCCCACAGCTTCCAGTGCTGGGGCTAGCCTAGCCTTTACTCTAAGGCCGTCTACAGGCCTGTGCTCCCCGGCGAGCACCAGCCGCGGGGGCCTAGCTAAGGCTGCATTCAGAGTGCTACACAGACCGGGTGCTGTTCACCACATTCGCAAGTGAGTGATCCTGGAAGGAATGACGAGTGAGCTGTGAGGTGCCCCCGGCTTTGAAACCCTCCCAGGCCCCGGGTCAGCGCTCACCTCATACCCCAGGAGGATCCCATTCATGTCCTGCTGCACAGGTTCCCAGGTCACGTTCATCTCTGAGGATGAGACCCCCTTGGCCCAGACCTTGGTAGGggccaccctgggctctggggatCGATAGAGAATGAGTTTGGATTCCTGGGAGACTCTCCCTGTGTCCTACAGAACAACCGTCAAACTGGGACAGCCCTTGCTTAGGACTTTAGCCCAGGGTCCAGAGTGAAGgccacagggtggggggtggggggcggggggcagggagggaaactggagagcctctcttctccttccccaggccTGAGGGGAGAGCAGGTAGCAAGGGCTAGAAATGAGGCCAGTGGCCTAGAACCCAGGTGGTCTCTCCTCCCCACTATGGAACTGAGGGGATGTGGGGGATGGGGAGTAACgttccccaccctacccccacggACAAGTAGTTGGGGTGGGGTTCAGGGGGCGCCCGGGGGCGACCCACCTTCCTCAGCCGAGTACACGAGGGCCGTGAGGCTCTCAGGCCCATCGCCGCGGCGGTTGTAGCTTCGGATCTTGACCTCAAAGGGCGTGTAGGGCCGGACGCTCTCGTTGCTGTAGACGAAGTACTGGGTGTCGGCGCCGCGCACCCGGGCCGTCTGCCAGCCTGTGCTGCCCTGCCTGCGGAAGGACAGCAGGTAGCCGAAGCCATCTCCGTTCTGGTACTCCCGTGACATGGGCTGAGGGGCAAGAGCGTGGCATGGGTGAAGGGCCTCGGGTGCATTTCCTGCTTATCCCCCGGCCCTACCCAGCCTTCGCCAGGACTCATGCGCCTGTGGTGGTTTGTATCCTGCGTGGGTACTCCTGTGAGACGCAGCAGGTGCGGGAGCGGGGAGGACACCTCCGCTCTTGAGCGGACTGTGCAGTGGCTCGGTCTGGCTCCGCCCTGCACGCTGCTGCAGGCCAGAGACGAGGCAgcgttggggtgggggaggcaggacttGTCCCCCCAGAGAACTGGAGGCACACTCTGCCTCTGTCCCCGCAGCTTACCGTCCAGTTGACAATGAGCTCTCCAGGGGCTCCACCGCCGCCGCTGAGTCCTGAGGGTGCCACCGAGGGGGCTGTCAGGGCCGAGGGACAGATGTGGCTTGTTAACGGGCAGTGAAGGGACAGAAGCCCTGGGCCTAGGCCTGTAAAGTATCCTAGGACGGGGACACCCCTTCGGAAGGGCCCCGGCTTTGTCCTCTAACAGTCCCTGTGGACATGGGCTCTGCAGTCAGGCAGGCCTACGACCAGATCCCACCtgtgccatttactagctgtgtttccctgagcaagttacttaacctctctgagcctgattCCCCTCCATAAGATGAGCATAATGCTTGTGTCACAGGGCTGTGAAGAGAATAACATTAAACAAGAGTGGCTAGTGTGCGCATGCGTGTATCCCGTGAACGCTCACGGTCCTCTTCCCCCGTCCGCTGGAACCGGGTAACGGAGACCAGCTCCAGCTTGCTGCAGCTCATGGGGAGGAAGTAGTCCCGAACGGCAGTCAATGCGAAAACGTTTCCTTTGGGTTGCAGggtgttttattattgttttccttttttgtggcaGTTTTAAAATCCTGATTGTCTCTATTATTCAACAAGGGTGATATTAAAACTAGAATATATTTCATCTGCTCACAAAGCTTCACAGGGGGTAGCTTGGCTGAGGGTCCGAATATTTCTGCAGATGACCCAGCAGTTAGAAACTTATCACTTGGCTTGATGACTATCGCTTAGGGCCTGTGATCTGCAAGGAGCCCTTGAAGACGTTGCCCGTCTGACCCTGAGAGTTGGATGTTTTTATCACCCTTTTCAGGGTGGAAAGCCTAAGGCTCAGTgcagggaagtgacttgcctaaggtcacagagctaataagTGGCCAGAATCTGAACTTGTTCTTCTGATTTCAAAGCCTGTCGTCTGTCCTCTGCACCGTGACTGTCTTTGTGCTCACCAGCTCCCGGGATGTGGGGGTACAGGAGGGCCGCAGCCCACCACTGCCTCTGCAAGAAGTCCAGTCAAAGAATGCGCCACTTCCGAATTCCTCACTCAGGAGAGGTACCGGTTAGAAATGTCGAATGATCCCCGAAAGAGCCCAGAGCGCCAGGCTGGGGCACATAGGGAACTACGTCGAAGGCAGGCCTGCGCTATACCTCCAGAGGGGCGGGCCTGGGTGGGCGGGAGACGGGGAGGCAGGGCCCTGAGTCCGTGCTGCCCACCCAGGATCCGGGCCTCTGTGGAGGAGAGACTGTTCCATGACGTGACCGCTGTATGTCCTTCAAACCAGAGGGAGGTTTCTTTCCGAAAACCCCACTCCGAGATTGTCAGATCAATGTTCATTCTGATAGAAATCAGCATCCCTCCCCTGCCGCCTGCCTCCTGCTGGTCCCTGGAATAGACCCTTGACCTGCTCAAGCATGTGAAGTAATTTCCTGTACCCGGTAGTATCTATTAGCACCTAGTACTTAGTACCTATGAGTATTCCCCCTTTTACCCTTCGGGGCCTGGCAGGCAGCACAGAGCCCATCCACTTCATCTGGCAGCTGCTGAAGTCCACCTGCTACGCTAGTCTCCTTAATAAGCCCTGTTACTTGCCAGACTGAGGGTCCTGCCTCTTTCTCGGGTCTTTCCCTGCCCTCCACTTATGGAGGCAGATTTTCCCTGGGCCCGTGTGTAGCAACAGGCTCTCGTGCCGCACCTTCAGACCCGTGAAGGGCTCCGAGGGCGGGCAGGAGCCTCCTGGCAGAGCCCACCGgggtctcttcccttccttccccactctgacCCTGACACCGCCTTTCAGGAGGCCGTGGGCAGGCCTCCATTCCTCCTGTTCCCAAAGAAACCACACGGAGGGTTTGGAGACACTGATGCTTCCCTAGGCTCctgcacaacacacacacacagtcactcactctcacaaacacacacgtACACGCACCTGCGtacacacactctctcacactcacacCTTCCTCATTAACTGATTTTGGCAGCTCATGCAGTTCCAGGGAGGACATTTGCCCACCACCCCATGgtcctgggttcaagtccaggCTCTGCCAGTGTGACCCTTCCCTTCTCCAAACTTTggcttttccattaaaaaaaaaaagctttttgtttAGAGATAGTGTAGATTCACGGAGTTATAAGGCCGGCCCGTGTTTTAAGTGAGGGCTTTGGACAGGTcgggcccagggcctgcagcaccGTGCCGCGCAGCAGCCCGTCCCTGACCTGTGCTCCTTCCTCGTCGGCTGGCTGGACGGTCTGAAGCCTGGTGAGCAGGGCCGGAGCTCTGCGTGCAGGCGGTCTGCTTGGGCCGCCTCCAGGGAGGGCTAGGGTCAGTGCCCCGAGGCTGCTTCTCTTTGGGACACTCAGACTCTGACCTGCTTCCTTGGTCCGGATTCTGCTGGAGGGTCCACTGGGCTCTCCAGTGCCCAGGATGTTGCTGGCTATGACCCGGAACTCATAGTCCATCCAGGGTGTGAGGCCCAGCACCTGGGCGGTCTCCGCATTGCCCTCGATGTTGGCGGGATCTGCAAGGCACCAGGGAGTTGGTGTTCCGGCATTTGTTTATTGGTCTGGATGGAGAGGGCAGGGACTGAGCCCGAGCCACCTCCTTGCACTCAGCCCTCATGGGGGAGCCGGACCCACACTAAGTGTTCAATACCTCCTTCAGAAGTGACCAGAAACCTAGTCgccctccctgcccaggagcCTTTGCTGGTGTTCTGCACACCCTACACCCCCGTGCATGTGGTCATTGCCCCAGTAATATTCCTGCCAGTTCTTCAAGGGTGCAGACCAAGCTCCACGGCCTCCAGTTCTTGCCCTACCCTCTGGCTGTCCATGTGACCCATCTCCCCGCTGGCCTGGGACCTGTCTGCAGGCAGATGGCCCAAGCTTGTCCCCCTGTGAAGCTCCAGGCTCAGCCCCAACCTTCtgacccctgtccccactcccgGCACACAGCCAGGCCTTATCAGTACTGACAGTGCAGGAAGGCGGCTCACTTACTGGTCCGAACTTGCTTCCACTTCCCTGCAGGTGGAGTGCGAGCTTGCAGGGTATACTTGGCAATGGGGCTGTGGTTGTCGAAGCCACGGCTCCAGCTGAGCTGGACAGTGGTGTCACCAATATCCCTTACCACCACACCTCCTGGGGGACCCGGCGGACCTGCACCCAGAAGTCAGAGAATTGTGGGTTAGAATTGGGCAGCTTCAAATTTGAGCCAACCTCCAGCCTGGTTTGGGCTGGTGCAGGGCCGAGTGGGGCCAGCAGAGggcgacacacacacacacacacacacacacacacacacacacaccctggtgggaagaaagaaacacccaaccagaaaagaatgaagaaacaagaattcggaaaaatgaggagaggcttaggaacctccaggacatcttgaaatgttccaacatccgaattataggggtgccagaaggagaagaggaagaacaaaaaattgaaaacttatttgaacaaataatgaaggagaacttccccagtctggcaaaggaaataggcttctgggaagtccaggaagctcagagagtgtcCAAGATAGCTGAGTAGACCCACTTCCCACAGCTCTCTGGCGGAGGATGGGGAGCTAGGGAGCAAAGGCCAGAAGAACCCAGCTGGCTCTgagggagctgggctggaggtgggagtgggaaaCAGCATTACCTCGGACCAGGACCATGGCCTCCTTGGACGCGCTGTCCACCACTGTCTGGGCCACGCATGTGTACTTCCCGCCGTGACGCAGCTGAGCATTCAGGATGGTCAGATCCCCAACCGTCTCCTTCTGCACACAGGGAACAGGAAGAGGGCAGGTCAGGGGACCCAGCTCTGGCTAGCGCAGTGAGCTGGAGACACGCACGAGGCAGGGCTCGGCATCCCCTGCTCCCTGGGTGTTCCTATATGTTCCACGGGAGGGCCAGCCACTCCCCACCTGGTGCATCTGGGGACTAAACAACAGTTTGTTACACAAGACAGTCAGCAGTGGCCCAAGTGAATGAGGCCACGTGCGTTGGCGGGGATGGGGGTGCAGGATAACAAGAACGGTGGTGGGAGTGAGTCTTGCTGAGCACCTGGAATTATGGGTTTGTCTCTCACCTCTTCTAAATGCATGGACTTCGGGGGAACCCAGGGAACTGCCAGTATAAAGGAGGGTGGTTATGAATCCAGGGTGAGTTTGCCATGGTTGGCATTTCTGCAGGAATGGGGAAAGGCtttggggctggggtgggtaAGGACATCTTGGGGACCCTGTCTATTCAAAAGGAGGGAGGAGCCCTGGGTTCCCAGTCTCAGGCCTCACCACACTGGATCTCCGGTAGTGACCCCCAGGCTTATCAGAGTCAATGGGGAAGTCATCCAAAGTCCAGATGAAGGTGAGGTCCATGGTGGGGTCATGGGAGGCGTGGCACTGCAGGGTCAGGTTGTCCCCCAAGTTGATGTCGGCACTGGAGGGGGCCAGAGTGATCTTGGTTGCATCTGCCAAGAAAACAAGGGCCCTGAATAGATGAGGCGAGAGGGTTTGCCCTATGCCCCAGGAATGAGAAGAGGCAGCATGGCCACACTGTCCTGACCTCCCAACGGCCCCCGAGGGTGTGGCAGGGAGTCAGGACTAGATTCTGGATGGTGGCCAGAGGATGATCCCAAGTGAAATCCCATTCTGGAGTAGTCTCAAAATCAAACTAGGAGGAATGTGGGACCACGAGGGCAGGATGGTGAGGATGGAcagtgccccctggtggccaaGTCCACCAACCTCTGCCAAACCACACTCCTTACCTCGCACGGACAGGATGCCTGTGCTGTTGGCTTTGCCCATGAAATTCTCAGCAAAGCAGGTGTATTTGCCTTCATCTGACCGACTGATGTTTCTTATGATCAATGTGCCATCCGGAGTTACAGTCACTCTGTAGCAAGGACAGAGCAGATCCGGCCCCCCCAGAGACACACTGTAGTCCTGGGAAGGGACTCACCTCCAAGGAGAACGAAGGGGAGCAGGAAttgcttggggtggggtggggtgtaggtTGTACCTGCTGCTGTTGACCAAAATCTCAGTGCCTTTGCTCCAGAGCACCACGGCTTTTGGAGCTGCCCGGGGCTGACAGGGGATAATGACCTCTCCCCCGCGGGCTGCAGGGATCAGGCGCCTTACAGGATTCAGCCGGAAGTCGGGGGCCAGtgctggaaggaaaggggagcaCCCCACAGTTATCCAGCACGCCATCGCAGTCCCCACGATTAAGACATCGCCTGGCCATGTGCTAAGAACTTCACGCACAATCCATGAGAGACTCTCAGCACCACTTCCAAAAATACCCAGAATCCTCTTCTTATCACACCACTGCTACCTTGCCGCTCCACACACCAAACCTCCTGCTGGACTACTGAAAGGCCCCCTAATTGGTCTTCctgtctttgtattttctttctgtaacCTCTTTCCTACCCAACAGCCAGGAATATTGCGTTTAAAATGTGAACCGGGCACTCGGAATGAAGCCCACCTCACGAGTACTCAGAACTAAGTCCCCTCCTCTCCAATCCCTCTTCACTCCATTCTCTCCCTCACTCAGTGTGCTCCCATCACCTGGGCCATTTCTCGTCCTTTGAAGATGCTACATTTTTtacctgcctcaggacctttgcactggcGGCACATTGTGCTTGGAAATCCTCCAGATCTTCCCATGGCTGGTTACGCCCAGGTCACATCCCCAAAGTGACTTCCTCAGAGAGGTCTTCCTTGACCATCCCGTCTGACTGGCACACCTCAATCCTACCTCTCTACTGGATTTTCttcatactgtattttttttaaaggctgctgAAATGATCTTATTTCATGAtttgattttgtgtttatttgaccCTCTTTCTCTGCTGGGTTGTAAGAGACTTGATGGCAGAGACCTTATCTGAGGAGGCATtgaataaatattggttgaatgagtgaatgactgggtctcaGTTAAGCCTCACCACAACCTGACGGGGTAAGCGTTACTGcgtccactttacagatgagaaagctgaagttCTATGAGCTCAAGTCAGACAGAATGTGAGCGGCAGCCCACACTTACCAGGCACCCATTATGCTTCGGGTCCTTCATGCTTTTACCTCTGTCATCTCGCTGAGCCCTCACAacagctgtgtgggggcaggactGTCGGCCACATTTTATGAACTGGTGAGAGGTGCAGAGCTGAGGAGGTTAGGTTAGATGCAGATCTAACTGATTGGGTTTCCAGTGACttttgccatcttttttttttttttttttttttactgcaaaaCACTATTTGATTTGTCTGTGCCAGACATGGAACAAGCCAGAGACCTTGTCCTCTGGGAGCCCTCAGTTTAGTGTCTCATCTCCTTTCTTAAATCCCTGAGTTCTTCTCAGAAGCTGTCGGAAAACTGCCAGGGTATGTGTGTGCTTCGAAATGCTGCGAGTCAGCTCCGAGAGCCCCACCTGTGCCTCCCGGGGCCCTTTACCTTGCACGGCCAGCTCGGCGCTGGCGTAGATGGTGCCGTGCTTGTTCTCTGCCACGCACTGGTACATGCCCGAGTCCTCCAGGCTCAGCTTGGAGAACTGCAGGTCCCCCGCCAGCACCTCTATCCGGGTCTGTGCAAAAGAGCCATGCCCAGGGTCGGGCAGGAGTGTCAGGACcactggaggaccagggtggggggGCCTACAGAGGTGGGGGTGCAGTGGAGACTCTGGGCTGGCACTCCTTGGAGGAGGGGTTCATATGCCCAGTCCCATGTCAGAGCCACCTGGAATTCCCCGGGCCTCCTTGCACATCAGCACAGAGACGCCAGGTGGGTAAAGTGACCCACAGACCACACAGTGTATTTGTGGCTGGGTTGTGCCTGGGCCCAAGTCTCTGGACCCTCCCGTCAAGAGTCTATCCAGCTGACCAACCTGTAGCCATGCGATTCTGAAATGGAAAGAAGCACCTAGAAACACCCTATGGCACTCTAATTGGCCCAGAGGGGCTGCCCGTGGTGCAGCGCGGTGGcgggggcaggcagtggggagcGCGGGAACGGGAGAGAGCAGAGGACCGTTTGTGTGTGGGAGGAAGCCCCAGGTCTGCTACCTGGGAGGCCAGAGGCTCCCCGTTCCGCAGCCAGCGCACTGTGGGCCGGGGCTTGCCGGCGGCTGCGCAGCCCCAACGCAGGCTGGAACCAATGTCAGCTTCCATGTCCGAGATCACCTTGAGCCACTctggctgggctgtggggtgCAAGGGAGAGAAAGGCTGGGGATAAGCTGGGAGGAGCCTCCAGCTCATTAAACAGACTAGAATTGCAGTACTGCAGTTCCTGTGCTAGACAGCAGAGGGCGTAATCAGCGTTCTGGGTTGGGGTGTGAGATGCGGCCTCCAGAAATTCGGTACTTTGAGCCTGTGTCACTGTGTCACTGGCTGTTTCAGCATCTGAAATCATTCTAAAGCCTTCCATGTGTTTTCTGTAATGTCGACTGGAGCTCTGAGGTCACCTCTTCTGTTCCCGCACCCAGGGCATCCTGGAGCAACGGGCTTTCCCGTCTCCTCCCTGACTTTTTGGGTGGACTGCCTCAGTCAGGCACAGGGGtcaaggtggggagagggtgtcCTGTCTCGTACCCTGCACGATGATGCGGCCCTGGACACTGTCTCGGCCCTTGGAGTTCTCCGCCTCACACTCATAGGTGCCCTCATCCTCGAAGCTGACGCTGGGAATCTGCAGGGTGGGCTCAGCTGTGGCCCACTGCGGGGACAAGGAGCCATCCACTTTGCGCCACTTGATCCTGGGCACGGGGCTGGCGGGGAAGACAAAGCCAGAGGGGGTGGGCTGAGCTAGTCAGACTACCCTGTGCAGACTCTCAGGTCCTCCTGAGATGCTGGGCAGGTAGGGGTGGCAAGGAGGGCAGCCCCGGCTGGGCCTGGGAGGGAACGGAGCGGGGAGGGGCCTCTTCCAGGTGGGCTTGGAGCACAGGCAGGGAAGGGGCAAGAAGTGGGGCTccttctcccctccactcccctgcaACAATTGTGACACCAGCGAAGTGGGTCTTCTGTGTAGTCTGCACCTGAGGCTTActcgccctccctcccccacacagcaCTGACCGCCATGCCTCTTCTGGGCCTGCCCTCCCCAACAGTGGCCTgggtccccttcccctctcttcaacAGGGCCTTGCCTCTACTTTCCAAAGTGTCTTTAGTTATTAGTAATCTGTGAACTAAAACGGACTgaagttttgccctggctggtgtggctcagtggcttaagttcttgcctgtgaaccaaagcctCACTGgtttgatcaatgtttctctccctctctttcaccctctcttcctctccct
The sequence above is drawn from the Desmodus rotundus isolate HL8 chromosome 12, HLdesRot8A.1, whole genome shotgun sequence genome and encodes:
- the CNTN2 gene encoding contactin-2, whose amino-acid sequence is MKFARTPVMGTPSRRKSHLLLLLAVALVCCPAWSSALGSPATFGPVFEDQPLSLLFPEESTEEKVTLACRARASPPATYRWKMNGTEMKLEPASRHQLVGGNLVIMSPTKAQDAGVYQCLASNPVGTVVSREAVLRFGFLQEFSKEERDPVKTHEGWGVMLPCNPPAHYPGLSYRWLLNEFPNFIPADGRHFVSQTTGNLYIARTNASDLGNYSCLATSHMDFSTKSVFSKFAQLNLAAEDPRLFAPSIKARFPAETYALVGQQVTLECFAFGNPVPRIKWRKVDGSLSPQWATAEPTLQIPSVSFEDEGTYECEAENSKGRDSVQGRIIVQAQPEWLKVISDMEADIGSSLRWGCAAAGKPRPTVRWLRNGEPLASQTRIEVLAGDLQFSKLSLEDSGMYQCVAENKHGTIYASAELAVQALAPDFRLNPVRRLIPAARGGEVIIPCQPRAAPKAVVLWSKGTEILVNSSRVTVTPDGTLIIRNISRSDEGKYTCFAENFMGKANSTGILSVRDATKITLAPSSADINLGDNLTLQCHASHDPTMDLTFIWTLDDFPIDSDKPGGHYRRSSVKETVGDLTILNAQLRHGGKYTCVAQTVVDSASKEAMVLVRGPPGPPGGVVVRDIGDTTVQLSWSRGFDNHSPIAKYTLQARTPPAGKWKQVRTNPANIEGNAETAQVLGLTPWMDYEFRVIASNILGTGEPSGPSSRIRTKEAAPSVAPSGLSGGGGAPGELIVNWTPMSREYQNGDGFGYLLSFRRQGSTGWQTARVRGADTQYFVYSNESVRPYTPFEVKIRSYNRRGDGPESLTALVYSAEEEPRVAPTKVWAKGVSSSEMNVTWEPVQQDMNGILLGYEIRYWKAGDKEAAADRVRTAGLDTSARVTDLHPNTKYHVTVRAYNRAGTGPASPSANATTMKPPPQRPPGNISWTFLSSRLSIKWDPVVPLRNESAVTGYKMLYQNDLHPTATLHFTSKNWIEIAVPDDNGHALVQIRTTGPGGDGTPAQVHISRNGGTSMMVENSAVCPAPHSGAVLSHSLAMLILMGCLEL